The following proteins are co-located in the Haloarcula marismortui ATCC 43049 genome:
- a CDS encoding GIY-YIG nuclease family protein, with translation MTTARSPYHVYVLRCSDNTFYTGYTTDVERRVREHDAGDGAKYTRGRTPVELIHVESFDSQSDAMSREYEIKQYSRAEKERLVESSDAEVVFDI, from the coding sequence ATGACTACCGCGCGGAGCCCTTACCACGTGTACGTCCTCCGTTGTAGCGACAACACGTTTTACACCGGTTACACGACCGATGTGGAACGCCGCGTCCGAGAGCACGACGCCGGCGATGGCGCGAAGTACACGCGCGGCAGAACCCCGGTCGAACTGATTCACGTCGAATCATTTGACTCACAGTCCGACGCGATGAGCCGTGAGTACGAGATTAAGCAGTACTCCAGAGCGGAGAAGGAACGACTCGTCGAATCCAGCGACGCCGAAGTAGTGTTCGATATCTGA
- the larB gene encoding nickel pincer cofactor biosynthesis protein LarB: MRDILDSVAAGDLSPTEAEAALSGYATSGAGRFDAAREDRAGVPEAVLADGKTPGEVADLAATAIETTDRAIVTRLDTSTATAVRERLDEAASDATVRWDDRSNWLVATTPAFERPSLDASVGIVTAGTSDAVPAGEAALIAEEMGATVTRIDDVGVASLARTIDAVDGFRDQDVLIVAAGREGALPTVVAGLVDVPVIGLPVSTGYGHGGEGEAALSGLLQSCTALSVVNIDAGFTAGTQAGLIARQLDNARE; the protein is encoded by the coding sequence ATGCGCGATATACTCGATTCGGTTGCGGCGGGTGACCTCTCCCCAACGGAAGCCGAGGCGGCGCTCTCCGGCTACGCGACCAGCGGGGCCGGTCGGTTCGACGCCGCCCGGGAGGACCGTGCCGGCGTTCCTGAAGCCGTCCTCGCGGACGGGAAGACACCGGGAGAAGTGGCGGATCTGGCAGCAACAGCTATTGAGACGACGGACCGGGCTATCGTGACACGACTCGATACGTCCACTGCAACGGCCGTCCGGGAGCGGCTGGACGAAGCCGCCTCCGATGCGACAGTTCGCTGGGACGACCGCTCGAACTGGCTGGTCGCGACGACCCCCGCGTTCGAGCGCCCGTCGCTGGACGCGTCAGTGGGTATCGTCACCGCCGGGACATCCGACGCCGTTCCGGCCGGTGAGGCCGCGCTTATCGCCGAGGAGATGGGTGCCACCGTGACCCGTATCGACGATGTCGGGGTTGCGAGCCTTGCCCGGACGATAGATGCGGTCGACGGCTTCCGGGACCAGGATGTGCTCATCGTCGCGGCGGGCCGCGAAGGTGCGCTCCCGACGGTTGTCGCCGGTCTCGTCGACGTACCGGTCATCGGCCTGCCCGTCTCGACCGGCTACGGCCACGGCGGCGAGGGTGAGGCCGCTCTCTCGGGACTGCTCCAGTCCTGCACTGCACTCTCTGTCGTGAACATCGACGCCGGCTTCACCGCCGGGACACAGGCCGGCCTAATCGCCAGACAGCTCGACAATGCGCGGGAATAA
- the rpiA gene encoding ribose-5-phosphate isomerase RpiA — translation MKQGGSDAAKQAAGESAAEAVEDATVVGLGTGSTAAYAIRAIGQAVDAGLDVVGVPTSFQSRQLARDCGIPLADLDDVSVDLAIDGADEVASGNLIKGGGAAHAREKIVDASADRFLVVADPTKEAAVLSYPVPVEVLPMARSTVVTAVEELGGDPTLRRAERKDGPVVTDNGNLVLDCDFNSIHDPAALASDLAALPGVVEHGLFVGMADEIHVGTADGVTVRTLSK, via the coding sequence ATGAAACAGGGCGGCTCCGACGCGGCGAAACAGGCAGCGGGGGAATCAGCGGCTGAAGCGGTCGAGGACGCCACGGTCGTTGGCCTCGGCACGGGGTCAACGGCAGCCTACGCTATCCGCGCTATCGGACAGGCGGTCGACGCCGGCCTCGATGTCGTCGGCGTCCCCACGTCGTTTCAGTCCCGCCAGCTGGCCCGTGACTGTGGCATCCCGCTGGCGGACCTCGACGACGTGTCGGTCGACCTCGCCATCGACGGGGCCGACGAGGTGGCCAGCGGCAACCTGATCAAAGGCGGTGGCGCGGCGCACGCCCGGGAGAAGATAGTCGACGCGAGCGCCGACCGCTTCCTCGTCGTCGCTGATCCGACGAAAGAGGCGGCCGTACTCTCATATCCTGTCCCCGTCGAGGTACTCCCGATGGCCCGCTCGACAGTCGTCACGGCAGTCGAAGAATTGGGTGGTGACCCAACACTCCGCCGTGCAGAACGTAAGGACGGCCCCGTCGTCACCGACAACGGAAATCTCGTGCTCGACTGCGACTTCAATTCCATCCACGACCCCGCCGCACTCGCCAGCGACCTCGCCGCGCTGCCCGGTGTTGTCGAGCACGGGCTGTTCGTCGGTATGGCTGACGAGATTCACGTCGGCACTGCTGATGGCGTCACCGTCCGAACGCTTTCGAAATAG
- the glmM gene encoding phosphoglucosamine mutase translates to MTQFGTSGIRGPVGETVTAELALSVGRALGIDCERVVVGRDPRASGEYLQTALVAGLRESGVDVIDLGGAATPTIGRAVAWQDADAGVAVTASHNPPEDNGIKLWQPSGQAFDADLRATIEQRLDEDAFQPAAWDESGGLVSRDASQRHVDALVTEIGERNLDSHVVVDLGNGAGRVSVDALSALGCSVETLNGQPDGAFPGRPSEPKAEHCESLSTLVAESDADLGIAHDGDADRMRAVAADGTFLSGDVLLAVFARAAASPGERVAVPVDTSLAVEDHLDDSDVSVEYTPVGDVYVAEAASADGVAFGGEPSGAWIWPERTLCPDGPLAACTAAALDSERSLGDRAADVPEYPIRRDSVETDQKETVMDRVRETVTDAYDDVTTLDGVRVDLGDAWFLLRASGTQPLVRITAEARDPDRADAVFEEARARLTDAVV, encoded by the coding sequence ATGACACAGTTCGGAACGAGCGGGATTCGGGGTCCCGTCGGCGAGACGGTCACAGCCGAGTTGGCGCTCTCGGTGGGGCGAGCGCTTGGCATCGACTGCGAGCGGGTGGTCGTGGGCCGGGACCCGCGAGCGAGCGGCGAGTACCTCCAGACGGCGCTGGTGGCCGGGCTTCGGGAGAGCGGCGTCGACGTGATAGACCTCGGCGGGGCGGCGACGCCGACTATCGGACGGGCGGTGGCGTGGCAGGACGCCGACGCCGGCGTCGCAGTGACAGCGAGTCACAATCCGCCAGAAGACAACGGTATCAAGCTCTGGCAACCCAGCGGCCAGGCCTTCGATGCGGACCTGCGAGCAACGATCGAACAGCGACTGGACGAGGATGCGTTCCAGCCAGCGGCGTGGGACGAGAGCGGGGGTCTGGTGTCTCGGGATGCCAGCCAACGCCACGTCGACGCGCTGGTCACGGAAATCGGTGAGCGAAACCTCGATAGCCATGTCGTCGTCGATCTGGGCAACGGCGCGGGTCGAGTCAGCGTCGACGCGCTTTCGGCGCTGGGCTGCTCCGTCGAGACGCTCAACGGCCAGCCCGACGGTGCGTTCCCCGGTCGCCCCTCGGAGCCGAAAGCCGAGCACTGCGAGTCGCTTTCGACGCTGGTGGCCGAGTCCGACGCAGACCTCGGCATCGCCCACGACGGCGACGCCGACCGGATGCGGGCGGTTGCGGCCGACGGGACCTTCCTCTCCGGCGACGTGTTGCTGGCCGTGTTCGCCCGTGCCGCGGCGTCACCGGGCGAGCGGGTCGCCGTCCCGGTCGATACAAGCCTCGCCGTTGAGGACCACCTCGACGACAGCGACGTCTCTGTCGAGTACACCCCTGTTGGGGACGTATACGTCGCCGAGGCGGCGAGTGCCGATGGTGTCGCCTTCGGCGGCGAGCCAAGCGGTGCGTGGATCTGGCCCGAGCGGACGCTGTGCCCGGACGGGCCGCTGGCGGCCTGTACCGCCGCGGCACTGGACAGCGAGCGCTCGCTGGGCGACCGGGCCGCCGACGTGCCGGAGTACCCCATTCGCCGGGATAGCGTCGAAACCGACCAGAAGGAGACTGTGATGGACCGCGTTCGAGAGACAGTGACCGACGCCTACGACGACGTGACGACGCTCGACGGGGTCCGGGTCGACCTCGGCGACGCGTGGTTCCTCTTGCGGGCCAGCGGAACCCAGCCGCTCGTTCGGATCACCGCCGAGGCCCGCGACCCAGACCGTGCTGACGCGGTGTTCGAGGAGGCACGGGCGCGCCTGACAGACGCAGTAGTCTAG
- a CDS encoding DUF7090 family protein, whose protein sequence is MEYTLAIDNAPETVPGGTGVLLLHPSTGETDRLDTDFLATDTDSMLVISTRTTAREVKQKLEYYEVDESKATILDTLSVERGYTRRQSESVRYVSAPDDLSGIVSEAETFLQEHDGKLRVTFDSLTELIYYADEDGALSAVEDILDLLDEYDAVGMFHLADEVHDEETVAAFRELFDGVIELSEDGTITSTFEA, encoded by the coding sequence ATGGAATATACGCTGGCTATCGACAACGCACCGGAAACCGTTCCGGGTGGCACGGGGGTACTACTCCTGCATCCGAGTACCGGCGAGACGGACCGACTGGACACGGATTTCCTTGCGACCGACACCGACTCGATGCTCGTCATCTCGACCCGGACCACCGCCCGGGAGGTCAAACAGAAACTGGAGTACTACGAGGTCGACGAGTCCAAAGCGACCATCCTCGACACGCTGTCGGTCGAGCGCGGCTACACCCGTCGCCAGTCCGAAAGCGTCCGATACGTCTCCGCGCCGGACGACCTCTCCGGGATTGTCTCGGAGGCCGAGACCTTTCTGCAAGAACACGACGGGAAGCTCCGCGTGACCTTCGACTCGCTGACGGAACTCATCTACTACGCCGACGAGGACGGCGCGCTCTCGGCCGTCGAAGACATCCTCGACCTGCTAGACGAGTACGACGCTGTCGGGATGTTCCACCTCGCCGACGAGGTCCACGACGAGGAGACGGTCGCGGCGTTCCGGGAACTCTTCGACGGTGTCATCGAACTGTCCGAGGACGGAACCATTACCAGTACCTTCGAGGCGTAA
- a CDS encoding DUF2391 family protein — MGRRRYRVADTAQQLVGGFLLAGPFVVTEEVWVLAENMSWYHAVLVVGIVFAIGYGALYKADADRDVDTEAEVAGIPVRFVSLMCVAFGSVAILAVAFTAPDTFLVNGGILLDPTPMAVTLTTLKAITVGAIFSVVGAATADSVF, encoded by the coding sequence ATGGGTCGACGCCGATACCGGGTCGCGGACACTGCCCAGCAACTCGTTGGGGGGTTCCTGCTCGCGGGGCCGTTCGTCGTGACAGAGGAGGTGTGGGTCCTTGCTGAGAATATGTCCTGGTATCACGCAGTGCTTGTCGTCGGTATCGTGTTCGCTATCGGCTACGGGGCGCTGTACAAAGCTGACGCCGACCGCGACGTGGACACTGAGGCGGAGGTGGCCGGTATTCCGGTCCGATTCGTCTCGCTGATGTGCGTGGCGTTTGGCTCGGTCGCCATTCTCGCGGTGGCGTTTACGGCCCCGGACACGTTCCTCGTCAACGGGGGGATTCTGCTGGACCCGACGCCGATGGCGGTCACCCTGACGACCCTGAAAGCCATCACTGTCGGTGCAATTTTCAGCGTCGTTGGAGCTGCGACGGCGGACAGCGTGTTCTAA
- the upp gene encoding uracil phosphoribosyltransferase, producing the protein MPIEQRGDASVVTHALARDELTRIRNVETEQVAFRKGLVRLGRICGYEIIDGRMETEYTEVQTPLTTTMGERVKGLEDVVIVNVLRAATPFVEGLLKAFPRARQGVISASRDEEAGMNDDGEFPISVEYVKLPEITEDDTVIIADPMLATGSTMATVLDYITSEKTEPENLLVLAAVSAPEGIVRVSEAQPDADIISVAIDDELDEDGFIVPGLGDAGDRAFRTT; encoded by the coding sequence ATGCCAATCGAACAGCGCGGCGACGCCTCTGTCGTCACGCACGCGCTGGCGCGAGATGAACTGACTCGGATACGAAACGTCGAGACCGAACAGGTCGCTTTCCGGAAGGGACTGGTCCGCCTCGGCCGTATCTGTGGCTACGAAATCATTGACGGGCGGATGGAAACCGAATACACGGAAGTCCAGACGCCACTAACCACGACGATGGGTGAGCGGGTCAAAGGACTCGAAGACGTGGTCATCGTCAACGTCCTCCGCGCCGCGACGCCGTTTGTCGAAGGACTGCTCAAAGCGTTCCCCCGCGCCAGACAGGGCGTCATCTCCGCCAGCCGTGATGAGGAAGCCGGAATGAACGACGACGGCGAGTTCCCTATCTCCGTCGAATACGTCAAACTGCCCGAAATCACCGAGGACGACACCGTCATCATCGCGGACCCGATGCTCGCCACCGGGTCGACGATGGCCACGGTGCTTGATTACATCACCTCGGAGAAGACAGAGCCGGAGAACCTGCTTGTTCTGGCCGCAGTCTCCGCGCCAGAGGGTATCGTCCGTGTTTCGGAGGCGCAGCCGGACGCTGACATCATCAGCGTCGCTATCGACGACGAACTCGACGAGGACGGGTTCATCGTTCCGGGGCTCGGCGACGCCGGTGACCGGGCCTTCCGGACGACGTAA
- a CDS encoding TRAP transporter permease produces the protein MTENTRSDDDGEAVSDEEVDEVLQEIERKRSLTGWAVVLVALIGISFSVFQMWLAAKGFVLSISLPGVGDVVFASLQLLQINAVHVSFGLILTFLLYPGSTGDGPLSRRCIALGSLVDEKLGAEHPVSRVVHAIGSALAWAFLDAEMDRVTPSDFVFIVLSVLSAAYFVTDFNEIQRMRALGLERGRPIQEVFTFLEPIAGLLGPLADTSYAFVLGAVGVLLVLEATRRAISLWLMVIVAAFVVYARFGVLIPQDAAYIGVLSIPELSWPSIIQNLWYNTENGVFGIPVTVSVQFIYIFILFGAFLEMSGAGQWFIDLAYGATGTRKGGPAKASILASGFMGTISGSSIANTVTTGAFTIPLMKRSGYSPEFSGGVEASASSGGQILPPVMGAAAFLIVQYTATPFADVIVVATIPAIVFFFGVWVMVHFEAVKEDIGGLDSSELVNLRSHFKSGWFYLVPLGLLLYYLIIERLSVSRSAWFTLIAIGALIALVAAYGDETRARLGAILGVLFGASLLSQFLFGAGVLGALAGDGTGSQSLIDAFSATVGNIGTLIILSGVLTLITRPRLDSPLLSFDGAVDDTAETTADAVGRPDLASNGLYKLGVFVGKSMESGARTAVPVVIAVAAAGIIPGVISVSGLGPNLVSLITAVAGGSLVLLLLVTAFSSIILGMGMPTTVTYIILVSLLAPALTEFGVPLLAAHLFILYFGVIADITPPVAVAAYAASGVAKSDAFETGIEAFSLSLNKAIVPFAFIVTPGIILIRRAPTDSGYRIVGTADLLDLGYSIPEILIPVIGVFLGVVALAATVIGFAYAPVSRGERAAFAFSSLLLMAPGLAVSGVYDILGLIGIAGGEMTVLLDIVLRGVGLALFLFLMAKNRQRGGDPAVRSGTAEPA, from the coding sequence ATGACTGAAAACACACGATCTGACGACGACGGGGAGGCCGTATCGGACGAGGAAGTTGACGAAGTACTGCAGGAGATAGAGCGGAAACGCTCCCTTACAGGGTGGGCGGTTGTCCTCGTCGCGCTCATCGGCATCTCGTTTTCGGTGTTTCAGATGTGGCTCGCGGCGAAAGGCTTCGTCCTCTCGATCTCGCTTCCCGGCGTCGGTGATGTCGTGTTCGCGTCACTGCAACTGCTCCAGATCAACGCTGTCCACGTCTCTTTTGGCCTCATTCTGACGTTCTTGCTGTATCCCGGCAGCACCGGCGACGGCCCGCTTTCCCGGCGCTGTATCGCGCTCGGGTCACTGGTCGACGAGAAACTCGGCGCGGAGCATCCGGTGTCTCGTGTCGTTCACGCTATCGGGAGCGCCCTCGCTTGGGCGTTCCTCGACGCCGAGATGGACCGCGTGACACCCTCGGATTTCGTTTTTATCGTCCTGTCGGTGCTGTCGGCCGCGTACTTCGTTACTGACTTCAACGAGATCCAGCGGATGCGTGCGCTGGGACTTGAACGCGGCCGACCGATTCAGGAAGTGTTCACCTTCCTAGAGCCGATAGCGGGGCTTCTCGGGCCGCTCGCCGATACCTCCTACGCGTTCGTGCTCGGCGCGGTCGGCGTCCTGCTCGTCCTCGAAGCGACCCGTCGGGCGATCAGCCTCTGGTTGATGGTTATCGTCGCGGCGTTCGTCGTCTACGCCCGTTTCGGTGTCCTCATCCCACAGGACGCCGCCTACATTGGCGTCCTCTCGATTCCGGAGCTGTCTTGGCCCTCTATCATCCAGAACCTCTGGTACAACACCGAAAACGGGGTGTTCGGAATTCCGGTTACCGTCTCCGTGCAGTTCATCTATATCTTCATCCTCTTTGGCGCGTTCCTCGAGATGTCCGGCGCGGGGCAGTGGTTCATCGACCTTGCGTACGGTGCGACAGGGACGCGGAAGGGTGGCCCGGCGAAGGCGTCCATCCTCGCCAGCGGCTTCATGGGGACCATCTCCGGGTCCTCCATTGCGAACACGGTGACGACCGGCGCGTTCACGATTCCGCTGATGAAGCGGTCGGGCTACTCGCCGGAGTTCTCCGGCGGCGTCGAGGCGTCTGCCTCCTCGGGTGGCCAGATTCTCCCGCCGGTGATGGGGGCCGCCGCATTCCTTATCGTCCAGTACACAGCGACGCCGTTCGCTGATGTCATCGTCGTCGCGACGATTCCCGCTATCGTCTTCTTCTTCGGCGTCTGGGTGATGGTCCACTTCGAGGCGGTCAAGGAGGACATCGGCGGTCTCGACTCTTCAGAACTGGTCAACCTCCGGAGCCACTTCAAAAGCGGGTGGTTCTACCTCGTCCCGCTTGGGCTGCTGTTGTACTACCTCATCATCGAGCGACTGTCTGTCTCCCGCTCGGCGTGGTTTACGCTCATCGCAATCGGAGCGCTCATCGCACTTGTGGCGGCTTACGGCGACGAAACGCGTGCCCGCCTCGGAGCGATTCTCGGCGTGCTGTTCGGCGCATCGCTGCTTTCACAGTTCCTGTTCGGCGCTGGCGTTCTGGGCGCACTGGCCGGCGACGGGACGGGGTCCCAATCTCTCATAGACGCGTTCTCGGCCACCGTCGGTAACATCGGCACGCTGATTATCCTCAGCGGTGTTCTCACGCTGATCACCCGGCCCCGACTCGACTCACCACTGCTGTCGTTCGACGGTGCTGTCGACGACACCGCCGAAACGACTGCTGACGCTGTCGGTCGCCCAGATCTGGCCTCGAATGGGCTGTACAAGCTCGGCGTCTTCGTCGGGAAGTCGATGGAGAGCGGGGCTAGAACCGCGGTCCCGGTTGTCATCGCTGTCGCCGCCGCCGGCATCATCCCCGGTGTCATCAGCGTCTCCGGCCTCGGCCCGAACCTCGTCTCGCTCATCACGGCCGTCGCCGGCGGCTCGCTGGTCTTGCTGTTGCTCGTCACCGCATTCTCCTCGATTATCCTCGGGATGGGGATGCCGACGACGGTGACCTACATCATCCTCGTCTCCCTGCTCGCGCCGGCGCTGACCGAGTTCGGTGTCCCGCTGCTCGCGGCGCACCTGTTCATCCTCTATTTCGGCGTCATCGCCGACATCACGCCGCCGGTCGCAGTGGCTGCCTACGCCGCTTCCGGTGTCGCAAAGTCCGATGCCTTCGAGACCGGCATCGAGGCGTTTTCGCTCTCGCTCAACAAGGCAATTGTGCCGTTCGCGTTCATTGTCACGCCGGGCATCATCCTGATCCGGCGTGCCCCGACGGACTCCGGATACCGAATCGTCGGGACCGCCGACCTGCTGGACCTCGGCTACTCCATCCCCGAGATACTGATACCCGTTATCGGCGTCTTCCTCGGCGTCGTCGCGCTGGCCGCGACGGTTATCGGGTTCGCGTACGCACCGGTCTCCCGTGGCGAGCGGGCGGCGTTCGCGTTCAGTTCGCTGCTCCTGATGGCCCCCGGCCTCGCAGTGTCCGGCGTGTACGACATCCTCGGCCTCATCGGCATCGCCGGTGGCGAGATGACGGTGTTGCTTGACATCGTACTCCGCGGCGTCGGCCTCGCGCTGTTCCTCTTCCTCATGGCCAAGAACCGTCAGCGCGGCGGTGACCCTGCGGTACGGTCAGGCACGGCTGAGCCGGCCTGA
- a CDS encoding DUF1850 domain-containing protein, whose amino-acid sequence MRRRYVAIAVLGALLLIGTVAALPGGHALVVEDAETGEQYLTVSVEDGTTVALEYMHSVEKTRVYDEYTVRGDHLEMTRMEFESFGWGLPSGANVTREDGMYVFDPPGNYTRVTVSPGDVAGHKLHVGAETYDLVARTNGRSVHLYVTQRSSFGAATDQLNT is encoded by the coding sequence ATGAGACGACGATACGTCGCTATCGCGGTGCTCGGTGCCCTCCTCCTCATCGGGACTGTAGCAGCGCTCCCCGGCGGACATGCACTGGTCGTCGAAGACGCCGAGACCGGTGAGCAGTATCTAACGGTCTCGGTTGAGGACGGCACGACCGTGGCGCTGGAATATATGCACAGTGTCGAAAAAACGCGTGTCTACGACGAGTACACAGTCCGTGGCGACCATCTTGAGATGACCCGTATGGAGTTCGAATCGTTCGGCTGGGGGCTCCCGAGTGGAGCCAACGTCACTCGTGAGGATGGGATGTATGTCTTCGACCCCCCAGGCAACTACACGCGCGTGACAGTCTCTCCCGGTGATGTTGCAGGACATAAACTTCACGTCGGAGCCGAAACCTACGACTTGGTAGCCCGCACCAACGGCCGCTCGGTCCACCTCTATGTGACCCAGCGCTCGTCGTTCGGTGCTGCGACAGACCAGCTCAACACATGA
- a CDS encoding TAXI family TRAP transporter solute-binding subunit, whose product MTNNSTRRRFLKTAGVAGVAALAGCGGGGDGGDGGDGETTEGGDMTEGGDMTEGEMTEGDTETRLSWHAGGTGGTYFPLSNEFKTVVEDNTDFTLNVQSTGASVENVGSLASGDADFALIQNDIASFAKNGTGIDAFQDNAVENLQGVATLYPETITVVTLADTGITQLSDLEGATINTGDLGSGTQVNANQILESVGISDYTEQNASFSQAADQLRNGDIDAAFVVGGWPVGAIEDLANTNDLVIVPISGDNRAAAKEDASWFADDTIPADTYTGVDEAVETIAVQAMIATNAEQPEETVESVTAAIFDNVDDLSIKTDFISADSAQDGMSIELHPGAAAYFDA is encoded by the coding sequence ATGACTAACAACTCCACACGTAGGCGGTTCCTCAAGACAGCAGGCGTTGCAGGTGTCGCAGCTCTCGCCGGCTGTGGCGGTGGCGGCGACGGCGGCGACGGTGGCGACGGCGAAACGACCGAGGGCGGCGACATGACCGAGGGTGGCGACATGACCGAGGGCGAAATGACCGAAGGCGACACCGAGACCCGCCTCTCGTGGCACGCCGGCGGCACCGGTGGCACCTACTTCCCGCTCTCGAACGAGTTCAAGACGGTCGTAGAGGACAACACAGACTTCACGCTGAACGTCCAGTCGACCGGTGCGAGCGTCGAAAACGTCGGCAGCCTCGCCAGCGGCGACGCCGACTTCGCGCTCATCCAGAACGATATCGCCTCGTTCGCAAAGAACGGCACTGGCATCGATGCGTTCCAGGACAACGCCGTCGAGAACCTCCAGGGCGTTGCGACCCTGTACCCGGAAACGATCACGGTCGTCACCCTCGCGGACACGGGCATCACGCAACTCTCCGACCTCGAAGGGGCGACGATCAACACTGGCGACCTCGGGAGCGGGACCCAGGTCAACGCGAACCAGATTCTGGAGTCAGTCGGCATCTCCGATTACACCGAGCAGAACGCCTCGTTCTCTCAGGCTGCCGACCAGCTCCGGAACGGCGACATCGACGCCGCGTTCGTCGTCGGTGGCTGGCCGGTCGGCGCAATCGAGGACCTCGCAAACACCAACGACCTCGTCATCGTCCCAATCTCCGGCGACAACCGTGCCGCAGCGAAGGAGGACGCCTCCTGGTTCGCTGACGACACCATCCCCGCCGACACCTACACCGGCGTCGACGAGGCTGTCGAAACAATCGCTGTGCAGGCGATGATTGCGACGAACGCCGAACAGCCCGAAGAGACGGTCGAGTCGGTCACCGCGGCCATCTTCGACAACGTCGACGACCTCTCTATCAAGACGGACTTCATCAGCGCGGACTCCGCTCAGGACGGGATGTCCATCGAACTCCACCCCGGCGCAGCGGCCTACTTCGACGCGTAA
- a CDS encoding type 1 glutamine amidotransferase domain-containing protein: MSSALFVVSEHGYWGEECIEPLTTLTDAGLDITVATPTGEPPVLDERSVDPEEVGEDLSEHVREVHETDERLNNPIPLAQADAADYDTVVFPGGHGAEWDVTQDVHARELLRESVAGDDGKALVVCHTVGILAFTRNSDGEFLADGRSVTGFPNAWEEGIVDENDLLPDGRKLPYWVEDEVKAVGADWDAELDADTSVTVDGDLITARGPPSSAAAARTLLDELGIETSA, translated from the coding sequence ATGTCATCCGCACTATTCGTCGTAAGCGAACACGGGTACTGGGGCGAAGAATGTATTGAGCCGCTGACAACTCTTACAGACGCCGGTCTGGATATTACGGTGGCGACACCGACCGGCGAGCCGCCGGTGCTTGACGAACGTTCCGTCGACCCCGAAGAAGTCGGCGAAGACCTCTCGGAACACGTTCGGGAAGTCCACGAGACCGACGAGCGCCTGAACAACCCGATTCCGCTGGCACAGGCTGACGCCGCGGACTACGACACCGTCGTGTTCCCCGGCGGCCACGGCGCGGAGTGGGACGTCACGCAGGATGTCCACGCCCGTGAACTGCTGCGCGAGAGCGTCGCCGGCGACGACGGCAAGGCACTCGTCGTCTGTCACACGGTCGGGATTCTGGCCTTCACCCGCAATAGCGACGGCGAGTTCCTCGCCGACGGCCGCTCGGTCACCGGCTTCCCGAACGCCTGGGAGGAAGGCATTGTCGACGAGAACGACCTGCTCCCCGACGGCCGGAAGCTCCCGTACTGGGTCGAAGACGAAGTGAAGGCTGTCGGTGCGGACTGGGACGCCGAACTCGATGCCGACACCAGCGTCACGGTCGATGGTGACCTCATCACGGCTCGTGGCCCACCGTCCTCGGCTGCAGCTGCCCGCACGCTTCTCGACGAGCTTGGTATCGAGACGTCCGCGTAA
- a CDS encoding DUF5828 family protein, producing the protein MADIEESVSGFKTKGGWVDVVEHGERITQALKDIASGETVDEDALSEFDEWRPKSHERLDEDVNEKTADQASVDEGKGEQAGKGPDEDLQTAGEKLSESYENLDEPDEAMERWSESVDYVARAADSASRKALRKVEDTVYRNVMTQIAPYYFDNDLISANLRRVGDEERPEYVFEVNVNDDDLKMRVSNKLADFEQAVDRWHVDTEKVTEAVEAAEGVDAVETGDETDAKTN; encoded by the coding sequence ATGGCAGACATCGAAGAGAGCGTTTCAGGATTCAAGACGAAAGGCGGCTGGGTCGACGTCGTCGAGCACGGCGAGCGCATCACGCAGGCGCTGAAAGACATCGCTTCGGGCGAGACTGTCGACGAGGACGCCCTCAGTGAGTTCGACGAATGGCGACCCAAGAGCCACGAGCGACTGGACGAGGACGTCAACGAGAAAACCGCTGACCAAGCAAGCGTCGACGAGGGCAAAGGCGAACAGGCCGGCAAGGGGCCGGACGAGGACCTCCAGACCGCCGGCGAGAAACTCAGCGAGTCCTACGAGAACCTCGACGAGCCGGACGAGGCGATGGAGCGCTGGAGCGAGTCCGTCGACTACGTGGCGCGCGCGGCTGACTCCGCCAGCCGGAAAGCCCTGCGAAAGGTCGAGGACACCGTCTACCGCAACGTGATGACCCAGATCGCGCCCTATTACTTCGACAACGACCTCATCAGCGCGAACCTCCGTCGCGTCGGCGACGAGGAACGCCCCGAGTACGTCTTCGAGGTCAACGTCAACGACGACGACCTGAAGATGCGCGTCTCGAACAAGCTCGCGGACTTCGAGCAGGCCGTCGACCGCTGGCACGTCGACACCGAGAAAGTCACCGAGGCTGTCGAGGCCGCTGAGGGTGTTGATGCGGTCGAGACAGGGGATGAGACCGATGCGAAGACGAACTAA